In Verrucomicrobiales bacterium, the following are encoded in one genomic region:
- a CDS encoding nucleotidyl transferase AbiEii/AbiGii toxin family protein has protein sequence MDSEDAHPPDSRPPTLEDLLLLCRSLNETGARYLVVGGFAVMQHGFTRATEDIDLLVESSPENQAKVKKALEALPDKAVLALGDDDLRNWVVVRVADEIVVDLMLAACGIGYEEASKEIEIVHLQGVPIPFASPALLLRMKQTHREKDHLDRMFLERKLRGENP, from the coding sequence ATGGACTCTGAAGATGCTCACCCGCCCGACTCGCGTCCCCCCACGCTAGAGGACCTGCTCCTCCTTTGCCGCAGCCTGAATGAGACTGGGGCACGATATCTCGTCGTGGGTGGTTTCGCCGTCATGCAACACGGATTTACCCGGGCGACCGAAGATATCGACCTCTTGGTCGAGTCGTCGCCGGAGAACCAGGCCAAGGTCAAAAAGGCTTTGGAAGCATTGCCCGACAAGGCGGTACTCGCGCTGGGTGACGACGATTTGCGCAACTGGGTGGTGGTGCGCGTGGCGGACGAGATCGTAGTCGATCTCATGCTCGCCGCCTGCGGGATCGGCTACGAGGAGGCGAGTAAGGAGATTGAGATCGTCCACCTGCAAGGAGTGCCGATTCCGTTCGCGTCGCCCGCCCTGCTCCTGCGCATGAAACAGACCCATCGCGAAAAGGACCATTTGGACCGGATGTTCCTGGAACGAAAGCTTCGCGGCGAGAATCCCTGA